A section of the Deltaproteobacteria bacterium genome encodes:
- a CDS encoding beta-propeller domain-containing protein yields MRHSRSQENRSGGLLAVVATLLALLGAGCLEQLPDGPGPDGTWNQGQTEFVNAEPGTGESGGGRSMPHADAGMAAGGDGGSSSPAQPAPGAPGGRVAEVEEAEIFRVHENRLYALNTYKGLVVYDLNDPKKPTRLARLPIYGYPIEMFFKGEVAYVLVKDALFVTQDAGKLRFQRHHVSRLVTVDLSDVTRPRVLQEHDIVGLLREGVSRKVEDTIYVVSHQPAGYWYEGWGMNSPARQQETAHVYSYNVADPKRVLQVGKLQLFDGGSGSSGPGGSDSRWFTGVSISATANTLMVVENWQAWQSAGSGGFGGCGRSESYAESKVSLVDISDPSGAIRVHTQFTQRGALSDQFKQTYLYNPQTKEGTYFGIFARDEWTSCDRVVKNYMVAVDITDGKNPVELSSVAFGKPNETVRGTAFDVHRRVAYAITAQNRDPLYAISIEDPRKLKVLSEIDGLSGDMSVFRLIQQGKFLLAVGRDTSDACTGFDQGWSSSRMAVSLIDVQDLARIRLVQRRCVAVNSGKWQSSSITWNQDQAHKLLGMYSEGDLNLVGVPVTFWEQDTGPWAWRFYAQRSAVGLMRYDLSAYDATKEPAAQRVLSDLPTLYHPEGEVRRTIFFKHRQGGVERRMVATLSETHLALTDLSDVRSPVFQSVTELAPYVSGLYRVGNALVEAVTPFSPEMNYWGHATRMDLRIRRADDPAPLEQRKLLASFSVGGVQSVLVQGTKLVFLRSRNAAPDGTPAATEVLIYDLSNPEAPRVVGRGQLPTTWLPSYHHYCDGPGFYYRYSFDAADQWVTAGAGIVALTTRWDYSPVGNKSTRRTSLQLVDLSNPASPRFVEQPLSTDDWEYYGLVPSPDDPTVVYLSARRAAGSMTVEGQAFDLFRYYAVPYRASAGQLTAGDALNLPGQLMKITTHGGQRLLLTHDRHFERRANVTSTPYLGPWDYFREVRRLNLLRQVTLSGQVKAELRDSRLMDHWYLSDVVLDGAQLFMLGQRSYDYYSGRPSPDAEQGDHLLAFDLSALKLDLKSTSALGTWGASLVGFRQSRLFVLLPGTGLLVTDTSQLAAPRGISFTPTLGWATHLLLAKDRAYLAAGHYGVVELPLGAVSLPAS; encoded by the coding sequence ATGAGGCACAGTCGGTCACAAGAGAATCGGTCGGGCGGCCTGCTGGCCGTCGTCGCCACCCTGCTCGCCCTGCTGGGTGCGGGGTGCCTGGAGCAGCTCCCGGACGGCCCCGGCCCGGACGGAACCTGGAACCAGGGACAGACGGAGTTCGTCAACGCCGAGCCGGGCACCGGCGAGAGCGGCGGGGGCCGCTCGATGCCGCACGCCGACGCGGGCATGGCCGCGGGAGGGGACGGCGGGTCGAGCTCCCCCGCGCAGCCCGCCCCGGGGGCCCCGGGCGGTCGCGTCGCCGAGGTGGAGGAGGCGGAGATCTTCCGCGTGCACGAGAACCGCCTCTACGCCCTGAACACCTACAAGGGCCTCGTGGTCTACGACCTGAACGACCCGAAGAAGCCCACACGCCTGGCGCGCCTGCCGATCTACGGCTACCCGATCGAGATGTTCTTCAAGGGCGAGGTGGCCTACGTGCTCGTGAAGGACGCGCTCTTCGTGACGCAGGATGCGGGCAAGCTCCGCTTCCAGCGGCACCACGTCTCGCGCCTCGTCACCGTGGACCTCAGCGACGTGACACGGCCGAGGGTCCTCCAGGAGCACGACATCGTCGGCCTCCTGCGCGAAGGGGTCTCGCGCAAGGTAGAGGACACGATCTACGTCGTCTCGCACCAGCCCGCGGGCTACTGGTACGAGGGCTGGGGGATGAACTCCCCCGCGCGGCAGCAGGAGACGGCCCACGTCTACTCCTACAACGTGGCCGATCCGAAGCGCGTCCTGCAGGTGGGCAAGCTCCAGCTCTTCGACGGGGGCTCGGGGAGCTCCGGGCCCGGCGGAAGCGACAGTCGCTGGTTCACCGGCGTGAGCATCTCGGCCACCGCGAACACCTTGATGGTCGTCGAGAACTGGCAGGCGTGGCAAAGCGCGGGCTCTGGCGGCTTCGGCGGCTGCGGCCGCAGCGAGTCCTATGCCGAGTCCAAGGTGAGCCTGGTGGACATCAGCGATCCGTCGGGGGCGATCCGCGTGCACACGCAGTTCACCCAGCGCGGGGCCCTCTCCGATCAGTTCAAGCAGACCTACCTCTACAACCCGCAGACCAAGGAAGGGACCTACTTCGGCATCTTCGCGCGCGACGAGTGGACGAGCTGTGACCGCGTGGTGAAGAACTACATGGTCGCGGTGGATATCACCGACGGCAAGAACCCCGTCGAGCTCTCCTCGGTGGCCTTCGGCAAGCCCAACGAGACGGTTCGCGGCACGGCCTTCGACGTGCACCGGCGCGTGGCCTACGCCATCACCGCCCAGAACCGGGACCCGCTCTACGCCATCAGCATCGAGGACCCGAGGAAGCTCAAGGTGCTCTCGGAGATCGACGGCCTGAGCGGCGACATGAGCGTCTTTCGCCTGATCCAGCAGGGGAAGTTCCTCCTCGCCGTGGGACGCGACACGAGCGATGCGTGCACCGGCTTCGATCAGGGCTGGTCCTCCTCCCGCATGGCGGTGAGCCTCATCGACGTGCAAGACCTCGCGCGCATCCGGCTCGTGCAGCGCCGCTGCGTGGCGGTCAACTCGGGCAAGTGGCAGAGCTCGTCGATCACCTGGAACCAGGACCAGGCGCACAAGCTGCTCGGCATGTACAGCGAAGGGGACCTGAACCTGGTGGGCGTGCCGGTGACCTTCTGGGAGCAGGATACGGGCCCCTGGGCCTGGCGCTTCTACGCCCAGCGCAGCGCCGTGGGCCTGATGCGCTACGACCTGTCGGCCTACGACGCGACGAAGGAGCCCGCCGCCCAGCGCGTGCTATCGGACCTGCCGACGCTCTACCACCCCGAGGGAGAGGTGCGGCGCACGATCTTCTTCAAGCACCGCCAGGGAGGCGTCGAGCGCCGCATGGTGGCCACGCTCTCGGAGACGCACCTCGCGCTCACCGACCTCTCGGACGTGCGGAGTCCGGTTTTCCAGTCGGTGACCGAGCTCGCTCCCTACGTGAGCGGCCTCTACCGGGTCGGCAACGCCCTCGTCGAGGCGGTCACGCCCTTCAGCCCCGAGATGAACTACTGGGGCCACGCGACGCGCATGGACCTGCGCATCCGGCGCGCGGACGACCCGGCCCCGCTCGAGCAGCGCAAGCTCCTCGCCAGCTTCTCCGTGGGCGGCGTGCAGTCGGTCCTGGTGCAGGGCACGAAGCTCGTCTTCCTGCGCAGCCGGAACGCCGCGCCCGACGGGACCCCGGCCGCGACGGAGGTTCTGATCTACGACCTCTCGAACCCCGAGGCGCCCCGGGTGGTCGGCCGCGGACAGCTCCCGACGACCTGGCTGCCGAGTTACCACCACTACTGCGACGGCCCGGGGTTCTATTACCGCTATAGCTTCGACGCGGCGGACCAGTGGGTCACGGCGGGCGCGGGGATCGTAGCGCTCACCACGCGCTGGGACTACAGCCCGGTCGGCAACAAGAGCACGCGCAGGACCAGCCTGCAGCTCGTGGACCTCTCGAACCCGGCCAGCCCCCGCTTCGTGGAGCAGCCGCTCTCCACCGACGACTGGGAGTACTACGGGCTCGTCCCCTCCCCCGACGATCCGACCGTCGTCTACCTGAGTGCGCGCCGGGCCGCCGGATCCATGACGGTGGAGGGACAGGCGTTCGACCTCTTCCGGTACTACGCGGTGCCCTATCGCGCGAGCGCCGGCCAGCTCACCGCCGGCGACGCGTTGAATCTGCCGGGCCAGCTGATGAAGATCACCACGCACGGCGGGCAGCGGCTCCTGCTGACGCACGACCGGCACTTCGAGCGCCGCGCGAACGTGACGTCCACCCCCTATCTCGGCCCGTGGGACTATTTCCGCGAGGTCCGACGCCTGAACCTGCTGCGGCAGGTCACCCTCTCGGGGCAGGTCAAGGCCGAGCTGCGGGACAGCCGCCTCATGGACCACTGGTACCTCTCCGACGTGGTGCTCGACGGAGCGCAGCTCTTCATGCTGGGGCAACGAAGCTACGACTACTACAGCGGCCGCCCCTCGCCGGACGCCGAGCAGGGCGACCACCTGCTGGCCTTCGATCTCTCCGCGCTCAAGCTGGACCTGAAGTCTACCTCGGCGCTCGGCACGTGGGGGGCGAGCCTGGTCGGCTTCCGTCAAAGCCGCCTCTTCGTGCTCCTGCCCGGTACGGGGCTCCTGGTGACGGACACCTCGCAGCTCGCCGCCCCGCGCGGGATCTCCTTCACGCCCACCCTCGGTTGGGCCACCCACCTGCTGCTGGCGAAGGACCGGGCCTACCTCGCGGCCGGACACTACGGCGTGGTGGAGCTCCCGCTCGGAGCCGTCAGCCTACCCGCCTCGTAA
- the ttcA gene encoding tRNA 2-thiocytidine(32) synthetase TtcA, which translates to MSHESSLPGTRAASASAVPAAAAPAVDRGALERKLLKATGSAVGDFGLIADGDRLLVGLSGGKDSYALLDLLLLLQRRAPVRFTIATANLDPGYPDYRPDVVAEHARSRGVEIHLLKAPVAQLVAEKLRPGQVACPLCSRMRRGALYSLARELGANKLVLGHHLDDALETLLMNLFYAGTLRAMPPLLRRAELPHVIRPLCYALERDLRAYAEVQAYPVIPCASPSCADADRRRQVIKRTLATLEEAHPDLKHQMRRALGNVQPSGLFDRRLLEALGGAAAADEADE; encoded by the coding sequence ATGAGCCACGAGTCGTCGCTCCCCGGAACGCGCGCGGCTAGCGCGTCCGCCGTCCCCGCCGCTGCGGCCCCTGCCGTAGACCGCGGCGCGCTCGAGCGCAAGCTGCTCAAGGCCACCGGTTCCGCCGTCGGAGACTTCGGCCTGATCGCGGACGGCGACCGGCTGCTCGTCGGGCTCTCGGGCGGCAAAGACTCCTACGCGCTCCTCGACCTGCTCCTTCTGCTCCAGCGTCGCGCCCCGGTGCGCTTCACCATCGCCACGGCGAACCTGGACCCGGGCTACCCGGACTACCGGCCCGACGTGGTGGCCGAGCACGCTCGCTCGCGCGGCGTGGAGATCCATCTGCTGAAGGCCCCCGTAGCGCAGCTCGTGGCGGAGAAGCTCCGACCGGGACAGGTGGCCTGCCCCCTCTGCTCGCGCATGCGGCGCGGCGCGCTCTACTCGCTCGCCCGCGAGCTCGGCGCGAACAAGCTGGTCCTCGGCCACCACCTGGACGACGCGCTCGAGACCCTGCTCATGAACCTCTTCTACGCCGGGACGCTGCGGGCCATGCCGCCCCTCCTGCGACGCGCCGAGCTGCCGCACGTCATCCGGCCGCTCTGCTACGCGCTCGAGCGGGACCTGCGAGCCTACGCCGAGGTCCAGGCCTACCCCGTGATCCCCTGCGCCAGCCCGAGCTGCGCCGACGCGGACCGGCGGCGGCAGGTGATCAAGCGAACCCTGGCCACGCTCGAGGAGGCCCACCCGGACCTCAAGCACCAGATGCGACGCGCCCTCGGCAACGTCCAGCCCTCGGGCCTCTTCGACCGGCGCCTGCTCGAGGCGCTGGGCGGGGCCGCGGCCGCGGACGAGGCGGACGAGTAG
- a CDS encoding lipocalin family protein, whose amino-acid sequence MKKAAVLLAASLLLLPLAANAASKINGKWKVVSMTKQGKTIKSPPDTSIVLAFEDDGKKWTVTMKAKAPNGQQVSQSMTGKFSMKGNKVTTTNEKTNKTETMVVAFKGKTMTMTKGEEKMVAEKVD is encoded by the coding sequence ATGAAGAAAGCCGCCGTACTCTTGGCCGCTAGCCTGCTCCTCTTGCCCCTCGCCGCCAACGCCGCCAGCAAGATCAATGGCAAGTGGAAGGTCGTGAGCATGACCAAGCAGGGCAAGACCATCAAGTCTCCGCCCGACACCAGCATCGTGCTCGCCTTCGAGGACGACGGGAAGAAGTGGACCGTCACGATGAAGGCCAAGGCCCCGAACGGCCAGCAGGTCTCGCAGTCGATGACCGGCAAGTTCAGCATGAAGGGGAACAAGGTCACCACGACCAACGAGAAGACCAACAAGACCGAGACGATGGTCGTGGCCTTCAAGGGCAAGACGATGACCATGACCAAGGGCGAGGAGAAGATGGTCGCCGAGAAGGTCGACTAG
- a CDS encoding serine/threonine protein kinase produces MGEVYVATRADAAGRVQRVALKKLHAEVTQDPLTVARFKHEARLMMGMSHRNLVEVYRVGEVEGEYYLEMELVQGRSMEQLLARCRRWRKEQLLPLGGALYMVREVLAALEYCHQYRDERGLPLELVHRDVNPSNVLVSYSGEVKLTDFGLATSTYRPDVTESGMIVGRLGYVAPERWDQKPVDPRTDVYGVGVILFELITCQRFAIGTDPRTVRSWLPARCNLAPSELRPSVPGEVDDVVLRALHLDPERRFRSAREFRAAVQHILQRQYPTFDVDHLRRTAVGRPREEVRLSAVA; encoded by the coding sequence ATGGGAGAAGTCTACGTGGCGACCCGGGCGGACGCCGCGGGTCGGGTGCAGCGGGTGGCGCTGAAGAAGCTCCACGCCGAGGTGACCCAGGACCCCCTGACGGTCGCTCGCTTCAAGCACGAAGCGCGGCTCATGATGGGCATGAGCCACCGCAACCTGGTCGAGGTCTACCGCGTCGGCGAGGTCGAGGGCGAGTACTACCTGGAGATGGAGCTGGTGCAGGGGCGCAGCATGGAGCAGCTCCTCGCCCGCTGCCGGAGGTGGCGCAAGGAGCAGCTACTTCCGCTCGGCGGCGCGCTCTACATGGTGCGCGAGGTCCTGGCGGCGCTCGAGTACTGCCACCAGTACCGAGACGAGCGCGGGTTACCGCTCGAGTTGGTCCACCGGGACGTGAACCCGAGCAACGTGCTCGTCTCGTACAGCGGCGAGGTGAAGCTCACGGACTTCGGCCTGGCCACCTCGACCTACCGGCCCGACGTCACCGAGTCAGGCATGATCGTCGGCCGCCTGGGCTACGTGGCGCCCGAGCGCTGGGACCAGAAGCCGGTGGACCCGCGCACGGACGTGTACGGCGTGGGCGTGATCCTGTTCGAGCTCATCACCTGTCAGCGCTTTGCGATCGGGACCGACCCGCGCACGGTGCGGAGCTGGCTCCCGGCGCGCTGCAACCTGGCTCCGTCGGAGCTTCGGCCGAGCGTCCCCGGCGAGGTGGACGACGTCGTCCTACGCGCGCTGCATCTGGACCCCGAGCGGCGCTTCCGTTCGGCCCGCGAGTTTCGCGCGGCGGTGCAGCACATCCTGCAGCGGCAGTACCCCACCTTCGACGTGGACCACCTGCGGCGCACCGCCGTCGGGCGTCCGCGCGAAGAGGTCCGCTTGTCGGCCGTCGCGTGA
- a CDS encoding homogentisate 1,2-dioxygenase — protein sequence MPVYRQLGRVPRKRHVVFAREGGGLYYEELMGNQGFSGLSSLLYHERRPTAVRSSRLLAELSWEADPDRTLRMRHFRLGRLEAGGSPTLGRVPIAFNAEVALSVVQPGRSDEFFYRNAQGDELLFVADGEGVLESQLGELDYGRGDYLVVPRGILYRLRLGAGPHRLFVVESAGAVETPRRYRNEHGQLVEGAPYCERDLRAPERLVQHEAAGEARLVVKAQNRLTEVVLDHHPFDVVGWDGYYYPWALNVRDFEPIVGRIHQPPPVHQTFQGPGFVVCSFVPRPYDFDPRAVPAPYHHANVRSDEVIFYAKDRFMSRKGIEYASLTLHPDGLVHGPHPGRTEESIGQKETDELAVMVDTFQPLTVARDVLAVEDADYGRSWLE from the coding sequence ATGCCGGTCTATCGTCAGCTGGGGCGCGTGCCTCGCAAGCGGCACGTGGTATTCGCGCGGGAAGGGGGAGGCCTCTACTACGAGGAGCTGATGGGCAACCAGGGCTTCTCGGGGCTCTCCTCGCTCCTCTATCACGAGCGCCGGCCGACGGCGGTGCGGTCGAGTCGGCTCCTGGCCGAGCTCTCGTGGGAAGCGGACCCGGACCGAACGCTGCGCATGCGGCACTTCCGGCTCGGGCGGCTCGAAGCGGGCGGCAGCCCCACACTGGGGCGCGTGCCCATCGCCTTCAACGCGGAGGTGGCGCTCTCGGTCGTCCAGCCCGGCCGCAGCGACGAGTTCTTCTACCGGAACGCGCAAGGAGACGAGCTGCTCTTCGTGGCGGACGGCGAGGGCGTGCTCGAGAGCCAGCTCGGCGAGCTCGACTACGGGCGCGGCGACTACCTGGTCGTGCCGCGCGGGATCCTCTACCGCCTGCGACTCGGCGCGGGTCCGCACCGGCTCTTCGTCGTGGAGAGCGCGGGGGCCGTCGAGACGCCGCGGCGCTACCGCAACGAGCACGGCCAGCTCGTGGAGGGGGCGCCCTATTGCGAGCGGGACCTACGCGCGCCGGAGCGGCTCGTCCAGCACGAGGCGGCGGGCGAGGCGCGCCTGGTGGTGAAGGCCCAGAACCGGCTGACCGAGGTGGTCCTCGACCACCATCCCTTCGACGTGGTCGGCTGGGACGGCTACTACTACCCGTGGGCGCTGAACGTGCGCGACTTCGAGCCGATCGTGGGGCGCATCCACCAGCCGCCTCCCGTGCACCAGACCTTCCAGGGGCCGGGCTTCGTGGTCTGTTCGTTCGTGCCGCGCCCGTACGACTTCGACCCGCGGGCCGTACCTGCCCCCTACCACCACGCGAACGTGCGCTCCGACGAGGTGATCTTCTACGCCAAGGATCGCTTCATGAGCCGCAAGGGGATCGAGTATGCCTCGCTCACGCTCCATCCGGACGGCCTCGTGCACGGCCCGCACCCGGGCCGCACCGAGGAGTCGATCGGCCAGAAGGAGACCGACGAGCTGGCGGTGATGGTGGATACCTTCCAGCCGCTCACCGTGGCGCGGGACGTTCTTGCCGTCGAGGACGCGGACTACGGGCGCTCCTGGCTCGAGTAG